Proteins encoded within one genomic window of Triticum aestivum cultivar Chinese Spring chromosome 2D, IWGSC CS RefSeq v2.1, whole genome shotgun sequence:
- the LOC123048825 gene encoding uncharacterized protein — MATAITTTSATYFFLLCLHACNTNSFRFHIRLSTPNDVPLLQDQEDGEDSCSLKADRKKVLAHQGSCLQKRGCGVLGCDGAVEDGGAAGGDGAGGPPRLALLLPHRRQRRRTPTQEQRSLRLRPTAFGMADGEEPTLRLQIDLQEGNQMRFSKVVLVFRRRLSLRVKTH; from the exons ATGGCTACTGCCATTACTACCACATCCGCCACCTATTTCTTCTTGCTTTGCTTGCACGCCTGCAACACCAATTCCTTTAGATTCCACATTCGTCTTTCAACCCCTAACGACGTTCCGCTACTCCAAGATCAAGAGGATGGTGAAGATTCATGCTCCTTAAAAGCAGACAGGAAGAAGGTTCTGGCTCATCAAG GGAGCTGCTTGCAGAAGCGAGGTTGTGGTGTTCTTGGATGCGATGGTGCCGTGGAGGATGGAGGCGCGGCTGGCGGCGACGGTGCGGGCGGCCCTCCTCGGCTGGCTCTTCTTCTGCCTCACCGTCGCCAGCGACGTCGCACGCCAACTCAGGAGCAGCGATCTCTCCGTCTAAGGCCGACCGCGTTCGGCATGGCCGACGGCGAAGAACCGACTCTGCGTCTACAGATTGATTTACAGGAGGGTAACCAGATGCGATTTTCCAAAGTAGTGCTCGTCTTTAGAAGACGGCTGTCCTTAAGAGTTAAGACTCATTGA